A stretch of the Nicotiana tabacum cultivar K326 chromosome 6, ASM71507v2, whole genome shotgun sequence genome encodes the following:
- the LOC107783703 gene encoding uncharacterized protein LOC107783703 — translation MPLSCSCSSYLSFFLFFVIVYHFPNHSCIARKSLLMTHYSRLPANKKAAEELYFGTDSSRVENGPRGITNYQKVKKIEVFHKEKNDNKGTISGTEMISPSSLPHARLLKALKTKGARWSAAQDIAVASQTGNKNLYRDIIEMDYDPPHRPVPLIP, via the exons ATGCCTCTTTCGTGTTCATGTTCATCTTATCTttccttcttcttattcttcgtCATCGTCTATCACTTTCCcaatcattcttgtattgctcgCAAGTCACTGCTCATGACACATTATTCACGTCTTCCAGCTAATAAAAAG GCTGCAGAAGAGCTTTATTTCGGCACTGATTCGTCCCGTGTAGAAAACGGTCCTAGAGGAATTACGAACTATCAAAAGGTCAAAAAAATAGAAGTTTTTCACAAGGAAAAGAATGACAATAAAGGCACAATTTCAG GTACTGAAATGATTTCTCCATCATCTTTGCCCCACGCACGTTTGCTCAAGGCACTAAAAACTAAG GGTGCAAGATGGTCAGCAGCGCAGGACATAGCAGTGGCTTCCCAGACTGGAAATAAGAATTTATATCGAGATATTATAGAGATGGATTACGATCCACCACACC GTCCGGTTCCTCTTATTCCATGA